The DNA window AGCAGCACGCCCAGCAGCACCAGCTGGTCCCACAAGGTCAGGTCGATGTTCATGGCCTGGGCGATGAAGATCGAGGCCATCGTCAGGTAGATCGCCGTGCCGTCGGCATTGAACGCATAGCCGGTGGGCAGCACCAGGCCGACGACCGGCTTGGGAATGCCCAGCTTTTCCAGCTTGACGAGCATTTGCGGCAGCACCGCTTCCGTCGACGCCGTGCCGAGCGTGACCAGCATCTCGTCGCGGATATAGCGCATGAACTTGAACAGCGACAGGCCGCATGCGCGCATGACGAGGCCCAGTACCAGCACGATGAACACGGCCGAGGTCAGGTACAGGCAGAGGATCAGCTGGCCGAACGAGGCCAGCGTGCCAATGCCGTATTTCCCGACGGTGAAGGCCATGCCGCCGAAGGCCCCCAGCGGCGCCACGTACATGGCGATGCGCACGACGCCGAACATCCCTTGCAGGAACTGGTCGAGCATGTCGACGAACGGTTCGACCGCCTTGCCGGCGCGGGCCAGCGCGATGGCGAACAGCAGCGAGAAGAAGATGATCGGCAGCATTTCACCGGCGGCGAAGGCGCCCACGACGCTGTGCGGCACCATGTTCAGGATGAAGTCGAATGCGCCGCCCTGCTGTTCCGCCCTCTTCGCATACGTCTCGACCGATGAACCGTCGATGTGCGCGGGGTCGATGTTCATTCCGGCGCCGGGCTGGAAGACGTTGACGACGACGAGCCCGATCACGAGGGCGAACGTGGAAGCGATCTCGAAGTACAGCACGGCCTTGAGCCCGACGCGCCCCGCCTCGTGGACATTGTTCATGCGCGCGATGCCGACCACGATGGAGGCGAAGATGATCGGCGCCAGCAGCATCTTGATCAGCTTGATGAAGAGGTCGCCGAGGGGTTTGAGCTGGCTGCCCAGGTCCGGCATGAAATGGCCGAGGGCGATGCCGACGACGATGGCGACCAGGACCTGGACATAGAGTTTGGAAAGGGATTTGACGAAGAAGGTGGATCGC is part of the Pseudoduganella lutea genome and encodes:
- the dctA gene encoding C4-dicarboxylate transporter DctA; its protein translation is MRSTFFVKSLSKLYVQVLVAIVVGIALGHFMPDLGSQLKPLGDLFIKLIKMLLAPIIFASIVVGIARMNNVHEAGRVGLKAVLYFEIASTFALVIGLVVVNVFQPGAGMNIDPAHIDGSSVETYAKRAEQQGGAFDFILNMVPHSVVGAFAAGEMLPIIFFSLLFAIALARAGKAVEPFVDMLDQFLQGMFGVVRIAMYVAPLGAFGGMAFTVGKYGIGTLASFGQLILCLYLTSAVFIVLVLGLVMRACGLSLFKFMRYIRDEMLVTLGTASTEAVLPQMLVKLEKLGIPKPVVGLVLPTGYAFNADGTAIYLTMASIFIAQAMNIDLTLWDQLVLLGVLLFTSKGSAGVAGAGFVALAATLASMHKIPVEGLVLLLGVDRFLNEARAVTNLVGNGVATVVVARWEKAIDMDQARAVLDRGKAFGEDAPATVLEPVVPVARMGQ